The Salvia miltiorrhiza cultivar Shanhuang (shh) chromosome 2, IMPLAD_Smil_shh, whole genome shotgun sequence DNA window TTAATTGCTatgtaattttaaaattagtgagaatttcttaatttttttaatgctaATAAtactttttttcaaaaaaaaattaacgattaattatttttattttttgaattattttaaaactGATCGTTATTTCTTTCGGCACTCCTCGCCGGCACCACCAATTTTCCTCAAATCATCTAGACAAGTCCTGATATCCTCTTTTGCATAAGCTAACTATCTAAGGGAACGTTTACGttacatgattgagtatttttatcctcaagactCAAGAGTATGATTGCTCCAATCTCACCCTttcaatgggataagaatcaagcaaaactaactTGTATGATAAAaataagggttaagtaccaatttTCCCCCAACGTTGACCCCCACATCGCGTTCAACACCCTACCCTGTTCGCTACTCTTAACATACCTAAAGTTGAGCAATTCCCCCCTCCCTCTCCCATCCCCCCTCCCTCGCGCGCGTTTAACAGCCGCTTAACTCCATTCGAAAaaaggattttttttaatactccatccgtctgtcaagattatataaaattgtttgggcacaagatttaataaaattggtgatgattttgatgtagtggagaaagggtcccgccactttatgagatgtgtggttgagattgaatttggggtggttttttttgtaaataaagagtattagtaaggataaaatattaaagaggatgatgggaccattgccttaaaaggaaagtgacataatcttgacggacgcccgatatagtaagtTTTATATAATCTTGGCGGATGGAGGGAATATATAATTTCTACAGCTTTCCCTGCGAATCCTCGAATTCTCAATTTCTCACCCACCACATGCGAATCCTCAAGAAGTACAGCTTCCCCTAACTCTAAACAAACTTTTCAACACCATTCTTCCAATCCTAAAAaactagggctgggaatttcgggatcgggtaatcgggtacccgatacccgacccgaaaaaatcgggtatcgggtaccctatacccgaaaaattcgggttcggggtcgggatcgggtatttagggtgttagaaaatcgggtatcgggtatacccgatcgggtatcgggtatactcGAAATACCCGAATTAAATTCCCAAGTTcccatttaattttgaattgatttatGCTACCTACACCAGAACGGGCCCTTCCCATTTTCCCAAATCCCAATCCCAGCTGGGCCCTTCCCATTTTCCCAAATCCCAATCCCGCTCGGCCGTCCCCCACATTTCAGATTTCATTCCCGTCTCCAGCGACCCAcccagcggcgcccctcgcTCGCCCCTCTCAATCCAGAAATCCGGCGACCCTTCTCCagcgcctcgcctcgcctcgggATCtgctcgcctcgcctcgcccgCCCGCCATTCTCCAGCGGCGCCCCTTCTCGCCAGCGGCGCCCCTTCTCGCCCGCCTCGCCCTTCTCGCCCGTCGTCGCCCTGCAGCGCCGCGCCGCCTTCGAGCTCCAACAccagttcttcttcttcttcttcttcttcttcttcttcttcttcttcttcttcttcttctttaatacaaatttcctaTGTCAATGACTCAATGTTGAATAATTGAATTTGCTGctttgaataattgaatttgGTCCTTGAATTTGACTATGGCAATGTTGAATTTCGCTTGAATTTGCTGATTTGAAtttcgggtaatttagggtacccgaatacccgactcgggtacccgagtcgggtattagggtacccgatttcaatttcggggtcgggatcgggtatagggtttaggggattttcgggttcgggtacccgattttttcgggtagggtacccgaacccgacccgattcccagccctataAAAAACTCCCTCTTCTCTCGCTCTTAAACACTTTCTCCCTCTGGCCGGCAATATCATCTTTCCTCTCAACTTCGGCATGCCCGTTTCTCGCTATGCATCCGGCGAAGGCTCCGTCTCCCTCACAGTCTCCATCTCCAATGCTGACTTATTTCTTCTCACCGGAAACCATCCCAAGGATGCCGATATTTTCTACAATTTCATCCCTGAGATCCTTCCCGCCGTATACTCATCAGATTCAATCACCTTCCCCATCATCTCCCTCCGAATCACCTTTTCCCCAACCAAGGCATCTGCATCGGCGTTACCAACCACCAAGCCATCGTCGACGGCGTCGCTATAATATGCTTCTTCCAAACATGGGCCTCAATCAACAAATTCCACGGAGACAAGCATCTGTTAGTGCTGGGCTAGAAAGCCATGCCCATCTACGACCGAAGCGTCGCTAAAAACTCCGACAGGCTAACTCCACGAATCTGGGTGATGGTGAAGAATTCAAAGCCGACGGTGACTTCAACCGTTTCTTTCCCCACGCACAAATTCCGCGAAATCTTCGTTTTGAGCGACCAAGAGATCACAAAGATGGTCCGCCTCAAGAAGCCCGACATGGCATGGGTCCCATAGTAATAaagaaaattcatttttttgaaCGGAGTTAAGCGGCCGTCAAACgcgggggaggggggagggggagAATTGCTCAACTTTAGGTACATTAGGGTAGCGAACAAGGCCGACCCTGTCATGGGGGTGTTGAACACAATAGAGGGTCAGTGTTGGGGGgaaattggtacttaaccctaaaaataATCAATGACTTTGGGATATttcaaagtttcaattcatcaaagtaaacaagagattaaccttattatttttatctataaaaGCTAATCCTACAAAGTAAACGCTCCTCTAAGATATACATGAATAAAACTGCATATTGAAGGATagtttaaatgatttgataggtgctaatAATATCAATGATAAGTTTGCTtgttccctaaaaaaaaaatgataaatttgcTTGACTTCGAGTGGTTCCATGAGTGATGACCCATTGGGAAAAGACTCATGGGACAAGTGTGAAATTTGAAGTTGAACTATTACCGAATTTACCGTCGAAATTCTGCCAATGATTATAACGATTGAATTTTCATTCTTTAATTGGTTGTCGAAAATTCAATCGTTAAAAGACGAAACAACCACCAAAATAAGACACCTCAAATCGATCATTAATTTAAAAGCCATTTTAACGATCGAATTCTTACTTTTAACTATCGATTTTTTTATCGTTACGCCGCTCAGAACGCTTTTCAAAATCAGCTGCAAAATAACATTGGCTAAAAGATTCACCAACAAAATAAGGTGAAGCTTTATAACCTGCTACAATCGTATTATTCAGCTCTCTTTCGAGAAGGGAGAGAGTCACATCAAAGCTTCATCCTTCATGCATAGAAGCCCTAGTGTTGCTTCAACTGCCCTAAACGCCGCCCCCTACTGTACATGACGGACGCCCCCGAACAGCGATAAGGTGCAACAGCTTGAACGATTCACTCTCTTAACGTTAAACACGTGTTAATACATCCTCGCCATACCATACTGAACACTACCTACATTTCTGTGTGCAGCTGCATTGGCGTTTGTTGCTGCCGCTGCTCCAAGCTCACCATACGGGGCTTTGGTCTTCAGAAGATTTGTGTCAACCACGACTCTGTCGTGAACATGATCAAGCTTCATCACTGCAGCCCGAGTCATGTAGAAAGGATTGCTCTCCATGTTTACTGCTACATTGGAAGCTAGTACGCAGTTGGGTATTTGCTTCGTCATCTGAGGTGACAAGTTTTTCTGAGTCTCAGCTGCTGGCCTCTCCGGCTTGTCTTTGCTGCTTCTATAGTAACAATGTGTCGGTGGGATAGGGGGAGGAGCGACGCCCATTCGTGTTAGAGTTCTTGCATCGTAAGCATCTTTCGTGGCGTTTGAACTCTCGTATGGAAAAACTGGGCCGACTGCTTTACCTGGTTTGGCTGCGTAGGGTCAGATATTAAACTTCATTTTTTGAGAAAACGTATAGTAATTATGGAACGAGATGGGATGTTGAGTTATATCGAACACCTTGTAGGATTCTCTGCGGTGGCTGCAAGGTTCTTGGAAAACTACTATGAAGCCCATCGAAATCTCTTGAGTTCCGGCTACATGATTCTTCACCATTCTGTCGATCTTTGGGATTAACGGCTGCTTGACCAGAATGTACAACGGTAGACCTGCACCACACGATATTGCTGGTAAGTGCACAAAATACACTAACAGCCGGTTGCAACGAAGATCAATCATGATTAGCAACATAACTCATAATCAagaacacaaatatatataacatCTTCAAATGCATCTCCACATCCAAAGTCAAGATAAAACTTTCATCAAACGCAGCCGCAGGCACGGTTGAATTTAATATACCTAGGAAGGGATACATGCTTTCTTTCAAGAGGAATCACTGGCGAGCTTTTGCCACTATTTTCTTCCAAATGAGCAAACTGTTTCTTGAACTGATCGACAGCACTGTGTAAAAGATCATTCCCGGTATTAGGAACATGCGGGTTAAAAAGAGAAGGGATCAAGTAAAAGGAAATATCACCTTGGATAGACATAACTAGTTCTCTCGATTCCGTTGATGTAATCCTTCAGCAGCTGAGGATGGTATTCTAGTATCTCGCGGAATATTAACTCCCGAATGTCCTCTTTTGTGACTCTCCGCCTCTCGAATTCGAATTCCATCTTCGAAATTGGCTGACAGGATGGTTCTCTGTCGACTTTGGCCAATCCCTTGAAGTATGGATCAGCTAGTGCCTGAAGACGAAAAAGAGAGATACGGCATCTGATCAACCTAAGTTTTCaaagaattttttatttaaaacggATTTATGCCATAGCTAACCTCTTCAGCAGTAGGCCGGTCCCTTGGATCAAAAGCAAGCAGCTTCTCCAAGAGCCGAAGGGCTAATGGATCAGCGTTTGGAAATTTCTGAGAAAAAGGAACGGGCGGCTTCTTTCTCATGCTTGTGAGATATCTCCTAGCCTTATCATTACGCACCTAAAAAGTATACAGGAAAGATATCACCAAAACAAAGTAGGTTCATGTATGCAATAATTAGAAGCctcaaatttataaaaaatggcAAAGAAATGCATACCCGAGAAATCGTATCCATTGATGGAGTTCCGAGTACATCGGTTATCATGTCCAGCTGATGAACAACATTCTTTCCAGCAAAAAGTGGCCTTCCCGTCAACACTTCAGCAAAAATGCAGCCAATACTCCATATATCAATAGCTGGTGTATACTGAAATGTACAGTTAAAGAAAAATCAAGATGTAATGACGGCCAAAAAATGTTGATGCCATGGCACAACAAGAACAAACCAACTTATAAATTAGCTACACACACCAATGTCAACGATGAGGTATTCAACAGAATCAACGTATATAAGGCCCTTCACCATTCAATGACACATGTACCCTACTACTACAATACTCTTATGCTCTAATCATCATATTCACAATCTATCGATACGACGACATATACCAAGCCAAGAAATTTGAATACAATCTATATTGAGAATACAGCAACATGGAAACAATGAAGATGGAGACAAAATGCAAAAAACATACCTTCGAGAAAAATGAGCCACACAATTCTGGAGCCCTGTACCATCTAGTAGCAACATAATCCTGTGTTTTATGACAGGGTGCATACAACTCTCAGAAAAAGGCAAAAAGAAAAGCAGCTATTGTAATTGttacaataataatatatgtTTGTACCGTCCAAAATACAGTCATCGGTGTGTCATTGAATGCAACTCTGGCCAATCCAAAATCACATATTTTGAGTTTACAATTTGCATTTGCCAGGATGTTCTTTGGTTTCAAATCGCGGTGATAAACATTAGCTGCAGCGTATattcatagaaataatcaaataatatatttgCTAATTatcttcatttttatattttattgagGGGCCGGGTGCTGGATAAGGTTAGTCAAGAAAGAGGAGGAATACATATAGAAGGATTACCTGTGTGAATATATTTAAGGGCACGAAGCAATTGGTAAAGAAAAAACTGGTAATGTTCCCGTGTCAAGTCATCATTAGCTTTGATAACCTGATGTAGATCTGACTCCATTAGCTCAAAAACCACGTAAATATCTTTGAATTCTCTCCTTGAAGGGGGAAGCATAATATGCTTGATCTCGACAACATCTGGGTGCCGCAAAAGCCTGAGAAGCTTTACCTCTCGGAGAATCCTAGCAGCATCAGATATGTGCTCGAAGATGTCATGAATTTTCTTTATTGCCACCTTTTCACCGGTACGAGTGTCAATTGCTGAACAAACAACTCCATAACTTCCTTTTCCTACGACCTCCTGGATTTTATACCTGCTTGCCTCACTATACTCAGAAAAGAAGTCTAATTCTGTTGAACTCTGTTTCAATCAAATAGATTTGATAAGAATGGATCATATGATATACAGTCGCAATTTATCAATCAATGAATTAAATTGCAAATGCACACAACAATCCAAAATTTGCAGTACAGATTCTACAACACTTCATTTATACCCCACAGAGTGAAATTAAAAGGGCAAAAGCAAATATAATTCATCACTGATTTTACAAAAAGCAGAACTTCAAATACTGCAGCTGTTAAAACAAATTTCATGCTGCAGGAGATTTTCCACAATATGAGAAAGAAAATAGCTCATTCTCTCGacaaacaataaaaaataacaagtACAAAAACACAAAGAAAACATCCATAGAAACCAAATTGAAAAGAAATCATATCACTTTGATCATCAATCCTTTTACCCTTTAtcaatcatataaaataattacatCATTTGTTTCTTGAACGAGATAGTTCATCATCAAGAACATGAAAAATGTAGCAAGTAATAACTTCTGCAGTAGACAAGCCCCAGTCCACAACATTGTAAGCCATGTACACTAAAACTTGTTCATCATCTATCAGCAGTCGCTCAGAATCAGAGGAAATTTATAGGCCGCAGAAATTTCAAATTATGGTTTTAAAGAATCAGACAAGTGAAATATAAAAGTTTCAGATGGAGAAACTAGTATAAGCTAATTTTATCATTCAATCAGAGATGATGATAAAATGATACAGTGTAACAAATATCTGGGAAATAAAATGAGAATTGCAACTGAAAGCATTCGGTTATTCATTTCTTCGACAATATTTACTGAAATGAAATACAGAAGGTGAAATAATAAATATCTCACACACCAAAATTCCAATCATCATCTATCAATCACTAGTCTAATCAAACATCAAAACTAGTCTTCGAACGGTTGATCAATCAATGCATTTCAACATTAAgcaaaattgatatttttaatCAAATCAAGAACAACTCAATTCTAAACTCGTCATGAAAGAAAAGTCTACTGCATTTCATATTCTGTTTTTCTTTAAGACAATACAAGTAAAACAAATAATCAAGAAGAGACAAATCTATGaaacatcttcttcttcttctttttaataCGTAGAACATAAACCTCAAAAAaaccttttattttttcaataacaGTTTCATAAATCACAACCCAGAAAAAAgtaaacaaaaaagaaaaagaaaaccagACTCACCTTCTTTCGGTGATCCGACTGCATTGTCTAAAACCCAAGAAAAATAATCTTCAGCAAATGCAAAAATTGAAAGAAGTAACCCAACTACAATTCCCCCACGAAATTACACAAAACTCAACCGCATTTGCCCCATCCACCTCGACTTCGTATGGAAAAGGAGCAGTCCGACCTCGTACGCCTCGAATCACAGTTAAAAACAAAGAGAAAACTATCCCTCATATAACGCTCCTCTTCTTCGTCTTCACCAGCAATCATAGAACAACAGAAACAACCATCAACAGCTTATTCACACGAGCGCGTGAATGTGTGGATCTTAAGGAACGATGTGGTTGCTCTGACGGTGGGGTTGCTTCTGACACCGACACAGactccagagagagagagagagagagagagagaggtgaatGAGAATGTGTGTATGTATACACTAGGGAAGCGAATTAAGAGCTGTACATCTCTGCTTATGAGTTGTACCCTTCGTGTTTTTGTATGTTGGGGCTTTATCCTTTCGGATAAGATTATTTTGGGATTCCATGCTTCATTAAAATGGTTTTAGATATTAACACCATTATTTCAAAGTTATACTGTTAAACACTCTGCGTCCGAATtgtataattaattgtattcatatactttttgtaatttaaaaaaaaaatatttatccaTAAAAAGTAGTTCCATTTTGCTATTTTAAAATGTCCataaaaattaatctctttCCAATTTTAAAAACTAGCAATCACATGATGGGTCTtattcttcactcacaatataattaattatcattataaacactattTTTCAAATGGAACCTTTTCTACATTCacaatacaataattatttttattaaaatctatgTCATCTCTTActaggattattttttgtggacggagagagtactatCCATCAAGAAATAACTCTTtgttttacaaaaaatatttatcgTATGAAGCgacattaaatatatatacagaaattaatactccatccgtccatgaaagaacttcctatctttcatttttggacgtccacaaaaaaacttcctacctatttttggactataccccaccacttataatcctcttacttttcacttttcacaattctcaatattaattataacatattttcaccactcccaatacactcaactaccttttattcactctcaatacactcaataatattttttcttaaaactcgtgtcactccctcctaggaagttctttcatggacggagggagtatgtttttttttttttttgatcggaaaaAGAGCATTAGTATAAAAAAGAAGATGGATCTGGCACCAGAGATGCCAAATTCCGAAACACGTACATCAACTCACGCAACAAAAAGAAAGTGATAGTGGCCCTCACCACCAGAGAGAGACCACAAGAGGTCGGAGGGAGTTGACAGAAAACTAGATTTTCGCATCAAAAAACCAACTCCTGAAATCTCTAGAGCTTGGCTGCTGAGAAAAAGTCGTGGCCCATGCCCACGTTCTTGTTTTGATTTCTGCCAGTACTCTATCAGCTTTCCATTCTTCCTGCTGAAACTTGCAGCCGTTTCTCCACTACCACACACACCAGACAAAACAAAACCAGATAGTAGTCAAGAAAGATGTGTCCTCATTTTCCCCCAAATTTCTGAATGCATTTAGATGATCCTTTGCTTTGAATGGTAAAGCCGATTGTCTTCCAACCCAATTGAGAATTGCATACCATAGATCTGAAGTCATTGTACATGAGAAGAAAACATGGTCCGAGGATTCGATCTCTTTTTTGCAAAGAATGCAGGTGGCGTCTGCGTTGGAGTTGATCACTTTGCGTCTTTGAAGGTTATCGCACGTTGCCATCCTTCCCTTCAAAACTCTCCAGCCCGTTGTTTTGGCCTTGAGCGGCACTTGTGCTTTCCAAGCGGTTAAAAGTTCCACCTCTTGGCCTCCGCTTCTGTCATCACCGGCTGCCAAGCTGAGCGCCTTATACGCCGACTTGATACTAGTAACTAATACGGTAAAAGAAATTAGTAGTAATAAATTTGCTTTAGTCTACCAAAGTGACTTTTTTCTCGACGGGTGCTTTTCATTTTGTAACTTAGAGATTAAGGTCACATTAGAATTATGGAAtcacccttcaaaaaaaaaacagaattaTGGAATCACTTTTTGATAATCTATGGTTGAATTCTTGATTATACTTACAATATTAGACGTTATTTTTGGAATAATACTTTAATCATGAATATATACTAATACGAAATGGTCTCTCGTGTGCTCGAGCGCACAGTAAAAACCACCCAAATTAATACTGTTAATTagtactaattaataaaatattatttaattttaaatataatttaaaatttttaattatctttattttaagaaaaatctCATGGTGAAGGAGAACTCACCCAAATTTTTATCTACTGATACAAGCATATATGTACATGGATAGAGTGTAGTTTCTGCATTGAATAAGGTTTTTATTAGATTCTAATcctataaatacaataaatttttttataaattaatagacTTAAGACCTAAACGAATGTTAGATAATGGTTTAAtgcatttaaattaaatatattcatgcatattaaataagtttatgcatttataaatttattgtatCTAATTAAATATCACCATGCATCTATGAATTAAAtgtaactaattaaatatatattcgcGTATTAACTAATACAATGTAACTTGTTAAATATTTCATCCGTTCATGAAAAATTTGtcacaatttttctttttcgatAAATCCATTTAAAATTTGTTACTTTCACTTATAGTAATACTAGTATAcacccattcgtgcgatgcacgatggaaatcaaaattaaatgataaatttaaataaataaataattaaaaattaaaaaataaatacaaaatactccctccgtccaccaagatTATGTACAATTattatatcgggcgtccgccaagattacgtcactttccttttaaggcaatggtcccaccatcctctttaatattttatccttactcactctttatttacaaaaaaattcactcaaaattcaatctcaatcacacatctcataaagtagtgggaccatttctccactatatcaaaatcatcaccaattttattaaatcttgtgcccaagcaatttgacataatcttgacggacggagggagtatgttttaataaaatataataattcaaatcaattattcaataaaatcctttatttaaaaatgtaaattttctatttatacaaagtgtaatgataattatagttattaaataaatttaaaaattattcgataacaaaaatttgcactatgcatatattattcatcataataaatattttaattcacaaacataaataaaaagttataaatttttaacgaagagaaagaaaataaaatgttctaatttttttcataacttattcattttaattaaattcatttttaatgatttttatactatattaaatttaagatgcatacggataattttttcatgatcaaatttgatggcgtttagaaaataattataatataaataaaattatttggaggcccaaaataatttttgtttaaAAGCCCAACTCCTTTTTAACAAATCCATTATCAAAACTCCCTTTAATATGGAACAAACGTATATTTATTTAGGTTAATGATGGTCATATATTATACTCCACTATTAATTCTAAACGAAAAATTTGTGAATTTAAAACACATCCTCTCTCGCCTCCCTCATCGTCATCCCATCTTCCCCAAAATCATGCCAGATTTCTAAAAACTTCTCCACCTACCCCTTCCTCCTTAAAATCCGACGAACACTAATAGCTGTGACCTGGATGCCGTCGTTTGCATCGTTTTTATCTCTCGAAATCTACAAACTTTCCCCTAAACAAATCTGGAAGAATCGCTAGCAACAAAT harbors:
- the LOC131012229 gene encoding mitogen-activated protein kinase 20-like isoform X1, yielding MQSDHRKKSSTELDFFSEYSEASRYKIQEVVGKGSYGVVCSAIDTRTGEKVAIKKIHDIFEHISDAARILREVKLLRLLRHPDVVEIKHIMLPPSRREFKDIYVVFELMESDLHQVIKANDDLTREHYQFFLYQLLRALKYIHTANVYHRDLKPKNILANANCKLKICDFGLARVAFNDTPMTVFWTDYVATRWYRAPELCGSFFSKYTPAIDIWSIGCIFAEVLTGRPLFAGKNVVHQLDMITDVLGTPSMDTISRVRNDKARRYLTSMRKKPPVPFSQKFPNADPLALRLLEKLLAFDPRDRPTAEEALADPYFKGLAKVDREPSCQPISKMEFEFERRRVTKEDIRELIFREILEYHPQLLKDYINGIERTSYVYPSAVDQFKKQFAHLEENSGKSSPVIPLERKHVSLPRSTVVHSGQAAVNPKDRQNGEESCSRNSRDFDGLHSSFPRTLQPPQRILQAKPGKAVGPVFPYESSNATKDAYDARTLTRMGVAPPPIPPTHCYYRSSKDKPERPAAETQKNLSPQMTKQIPNCVLASNVAVNMESNPFYMTRAAVMKLDHVHDRVVVDTNLLKTKAPYGELGAAAATNANAAAHRNVGSVQYGMARMY
- the LOC131012229 gene encoding mitogen-activated protein kinase 20-like isoform X2; this encodes MQSDHRKKSSTELDFFSEYSEASRYKIQEVVGKGSYGVVCSAIDTRTGEKVAIKKIHDIFEHISDAARILREVKLLRLLRHPDVVEIKHIMLPPSRREFKDIYVVFELMESDLHQVIKANDDLTREHYQFFLYQLLRALKYIHTANVYHRDLKPKNILANANCKLKICDFGLARVAFNDTPMTVFWTDYVATRWYRAPELCGSFFSKYTPAIDIWSIGCIFAEVLTGRPLFAGKNVVHQLDMITDVLGTPSMDTISRVRNDKARRYLTSMRKKPPVPFSQKFPNADPLALRLLEKLLAFDPRDRPTAEEALADPYFKGLAKVDREPSCQPISKMEFEFERRRVTKEDIRELIFREILEYHPQLLKDYINGIERTSYVYPSAVDQFKKQFAHLEENSGKSSPVIPLERKHVSLPRSTVVHSGQAAVNPKDRQNGEESCSRNSRDFDGLHSSFPRTLQPPQRILQGKAVGPVFPYESSNATKDAYDARTLTRMGVAPPPIPPTHCYYRSSKDKPERPAAETQKNLSPQMTKQIPNCVLASNVAVNMESNPFYMTRAAVMKLDHVHDRVVVDTNLLKTKAPYGELGAAAATNANAAAHRNVGSVQYGMARMY